A portion of the Stegostoma tigrinum isolate sSteTig4 chromosome 46, sSteTig4.hap1, whole genome shotgun sequence genome contains these proteins:
- the LOC125450211 gene encoding probable G-protein coupled receptor 139, translating to MAQPVILQMKIIYYPILGAFGIVANLMTIIILSRRKCGLSECTSAYMVAMATAALLVMIFSVTGYHVLSFHLMHSFFSYTGVCMLLNFVNATCLLMAVWFTVLFTFDRYVAICCDRLKTRYCRVRIAAAVIMITTALLFLESIPFWFAYEPEQVISHVQRGCRTKLNFFTSPLGVAFSWVHSSLVPWIPFFLIFLFNCLTIRHILVASRARSSIRGGGSDCQRDREIESRRKSIILLFTISGSFILLWMTSSVSFLSTGITDTTHYRGDYTAPAYIATEIGYMLMYFSSCTNVCIYVATQSKFRQELKRLVTFCAA from the exons ATGGCACAGCCCGTGATTCTCCAGATGAAAATAATTTACTACCCGATTCTTGGAGCCTTTGGTATCGTTG CAAACCTGATGACAATAATAATTCTCTCCAGGAGAAAGTGCGGCCTTTCTGAATGCACCTCTGCCTACATGGTGGCCATGGCAACTGCAGCTCTTCTCGTCATGATCTTCAGTGTAACTGGATATCACGTTTTAAGTTTTCACTTGATGCATTCCTTCTTCTCCTACACTGGCGTTTGTATGCTTCTTAATTTCGTGAATGCAACCTGCCTGTTAATGGCTGTGTGGTTCACTGTCTTATTCACATTTGATCGCTATGTAGCTATATGTTGTGACAGGCTGAAAACAAGGTATTGCAGAGTGAGGATAGCGGCGGCAGTTATAATGATCACCACTGCCTTGCTTTTCCTCGAGAGCATACCCTTTTGGTTTGCTTATGAACCAGAACAAGTAATCAGTCACGTTCAGAGGGGTTGTCGCACTAAACTGAACTTTTTCACTTCGCCACTGGGTGTAGCATTCTCCTGGGTACACAGTAGTTTAGTTCCTTGGATTCCATTTTTCTTGATATTCTTATTTAATTGTTTGACGATCAGACATATATTAGTTGCCAGTAGAGCTCGCAGTTCAATCCGAGGAGGTGGTAGCGACTGTCAAAGAGACCGAGAGATAGAGAGTCGAAGGAAATCCATAATTTTACTCTTCACTATTTCTGGCAGTTTTATTCTTCTGTGGATGACATCATCTGTCAGTTTTTTATCCACTGGAATAACAGACACCACACATTATCGAGGTGATTATACGGCTCCTGCCTACATTGCCACTGAAATTGGCTACATGCTGATGTATTTTAGTTCGTGCACAAATGTGTGCATTTATGTAGCCACACAAAGTAAATTCAGGCAAGAGCTGAAAAGATTGGTGACATTTTGTGCAGCATAG